From one Malus sylvestris chromosome 1, drMalSylv7.2, whole genome shotgun sequence genomic stretch:
- the LOC126622333 gene encoding L-type lectin-domain containing receptor kinase S.4-like produces the protein MAFQRFILCWVFLLFLPNPAKTQLDQELYFNGFNGVANSSNLSLNGVASIEPNGMLKLTNDTLRVLGHAFYSAPVRFKNSTDGKAFSFSTSFVFTIVPEYPKLGGHGLAFIISPSKSLPGSLPSQYLGILNATVVGNFSNHIFAVEFDTVQSLEFGDINDNHVGIDINSLASNKSTPAAFFTGENSTKEDLNLKSGLPIQAWVDYDSVKNQVTVMLSPDSIKPRSPILTFDVDLSPILEDFMYIGFSASTGLLASSHYVSGWSFKMNGEAKSLNLEALPKLPRPIKKQSSALIIGVSVSVLVFIILAVGLGFYIVQRIKNAEVIEPWELDTGPHIFRYSELKQATRGFRDKEVIGFGGSGKVYRGTLPNSETQVAVKRISNESRQGLQEFVSEIATIGRLRHRNLVQLLGWCRRRGDLLLVYDFMPNGSLDKYLFEKSKAILSWEQRFKIAQNVASGLLYLHESWEQTVIHRDIKAGNVLLDSEMNGRLGDFGLAKLYEHGANPTTTRVVGTLGYLAPELTRIGKPTPSSDVFALGALLLELVCGRRPIERKALPEELILVDWVWEKWKAGAILEVVDPRLGAEFDDLEAVVVLKLGLMCSNNTPKARPTMRQVVRYLEGVAALPDAVASPGAYDGKKGGEFEDYVHSYPTSSGFEKASA, from the coding sequence ATGGCATTCCAAAGATTCATACTTTGCTGGGTtttcctcctctttctcccAAACCCAGCAAAAACCCAGCTCGACCAAGAGCTCTACTTCAACGGCTTCAATGGTGTCGCCAACAGCAGCAACTTGAGCTTAAATGGCGTCGCGTCAATCGAGCCCAACGGCATGCTAAAGCTCACAAACGACACTCTCAGAGTCCTCGGCCACGCCTTCTACTCCGCCCCAGTTCGATTCAAAAACTCCACCGACGGCAAAGCCTTTTCCTTCTCCACCTCCTTCGTCTTCACCATCGTCCCTGAGTACCCAAAGCTCGGCGGCCACGGCCTTGCCTTCATAATCTCGCCGTCGAAATCGCTCCCGGGATCCCTCCCCAGCCAGTACCTCGGCATCCTCAACGCCACCGTCGTCGGCAACTTCTCCAACCACATCTTCGCCGTCGAATTCGACACCGTCCAGAGCTTGGAATTCGGGGACATCAACGACAACCATGTCGGAATCGATATCAACAGCCTGGCCTCCAACAAATCGACCCCGGCCGCGTTTTTCACTGGTGAAAATTCGACGAAAGAGGACCTCAATCTCAAGAGTGGGCTGCCGATCCAGGCCTGGGTCGATTACGATTCGGTGAAAAATCAAGTCACTGTCATGCTTTCGCCCGATTCGATCAAACCCAGATCCCCGATTTTAACATTCGATGTCGATCTTTCTCCAATTTTGGAAGATTTTATGTACATTGGGTTCTCTGCTTCGACCGGGTTGCTCGCCAGCTCCCACTACGTCTCCGGTTGGAGCTTTAAGATGAACGGAGAAGCCAAGTCTCTGAATTTAGAAGCTTTGCCTAAACTTCCCCGCCCGATAAAGAAGCAATCGTCAGCGTTGATCATTGGCGTTTCTGTTTCCGttcttgtttttattattttggccGTCGGATTGGGGTTCTACATTGTTCAGAGGATCAAGAACGCTGAGGTGATCGAGCCGTGGGAGCTCGACACTGGGCCCCATATATTCAGATACAGCGAGCTCAAGCAGGCCACCAGAGGGTTCAGGGATAAAGAGGTGATCGGGTTTGGCGGATCTGGTAAGGTTTACAGAGGGACATTGCCGAATTCAGAAACCCAAGTGGCGGTTAAGCGAATTTCGAACGAGTCGAGGCAGGGTCTGCAGGAATTCGTGTCGGAAATTGCTACCATTGGCCGTCTCAGGCACAGGAATTTAGTGCAGTTGTTGGGGTGGTGTCGCCGGCGTGGAGATTTATTGCTTGTGTATGATTTTATGCCTAATGGGAGCTTAGATAAGTACTTATTTGAGAAGTCAAAAGCAATTTTGAGCTGGGAACAGAGGTTCAAGATAGCTCAAAATGTAGCTTCTGGCTTAttgtatttacatgaaagtTGGGAGCAGACTGTGATTCATAGGGACATAAAAGCAGGAAACGTGCTTTTGGATTCTGAGATGAATGGAAGGCTCGGAGATTTCGGTCTTGCTAAATTGTATGAGCATGGAGCAAACCCTACAACAACTAGGGTTGTTGGGACACTGGGTTACCTAGCTCCCGAGTTGACTCGGATCGGAAAACCGACTCCGAGCTCGGATGTGTTTGCTCTTGGTGCTCTCCTGCTGGAGCTGGTGTGTGGGAGGAGACCCATTGAACGAAAAGCCCTGCCGGAGGAGCTGATATTGGTTGATTGGGTTTGGGAGAAGTGGAAGGCTGGTGCAATTCTTGAAGTTGTGGACCCCAGATTGGGGGCTGAGTTTGATGATCTGGAGGCTGTGGTGGTGCTGAAGCTAGGGCTGATGTGCTCAAATAATACCCCCAAGGCACGGCCCACAATGAGGCAGGTGGTGAGGTACTTGGAGGGTGTGGCAGCGCTGCCGGACGCAGTGGCGTCTCCTGGGGCTTATGATGGGAAGAAGGGTGGTGAGTTTGAGGATTATGTGCATTCTTATCCCACATCATCAGGTTTTGAGAAGGCAAGTGCTTGA